In Pristiophorus japonicus isolate sPriJap1 unplaced genomic scaffold, sPriJap1.hap1 HAP1_SCAFFOLD_1968, whole genome shotgun sequence, the sequence tgcccctccgacaatgcggagctccctcaatactgcccctctgacagtgcggcgctccctcagtactgcccctgggaGCGTCGGCCTGGTTAAtgggctgaagtctctggagtgggactcgaacccacaaccctctgactccgaggcaagagagagagacccactgagccatggccgacacAAATGGCCAGCTTTGAGAGCTTTTCCCCACAGCGTTCCTGGGCTCCCGGCCTCTACTGTCCTGGCTTGTTCCCTCACTGAACCTTGACACCCCTTGTCTTTCGTCCCCTCCTCCTGTGCAGGTACTGATGAGGCCACTATCGTCCGTATCCTCAGTAATCGCAGCTGggagcagaggcagctgatcacagAGGCCTTCCAGAAACGATTCAACCTGGTGAGTGGCCTTGACTAAATCCAATGACAAATCGCTTTTATCACCATcatagtcgaggaagacttgcttccactctaaaagtgagtccttcggtggctgaacagcccaatacgagagccacagtccctgtcacaggtgggacagacagtggttgagggaaggggagggtgggactggtttgccgcacgctccttccgctgcctgcgcttggttcctgcacgctctcggcgacgagactcgaggtgctcagcgccctcccggatgcacttcctccacttaggggcggactggtctttgggcccagggactcccaggtgtcggtggggatgttgcactttatcagggaggctttgagggtggtcccttgtaacgtttcctctgcccgcctttggctcgtttgccgtgaaggagttccgagtagagcgctcgctttgggagtctcgtgtctggggggccatgcggacaatgtggccctgcccagcggagctgatcgagtgtggtcagtgcttcgatgctggggatgttggcctggtcgaggacgccaacgttggtgcatctgtcctcccgggggatttgcaggatcttgcggagacagcgttgggtggtatttctccagcgacttgaggcgtctactgtacatggtccgcgtctctgagccatacaggagggcgggtatcactacagccctgtagaccatgagctgggtggcggattagagggcctggtcttcgaacactctctaacccaggcggccgaaggctacactggcggcggtgttggtactcgtcgccaatgtctgcccttgttgataggaggctcccgaggtatgggaaatggtccacgttgtccagggccgcaccgtggagtttgataatcggggagccttTAATGGGGTTAAACATCCTGCGGCGTTTCACACGAGCGACTATCAGACAAaatctgaccccgagccacataaggagatatcagggacAGGCGACCGactaaaagctgggtcaaagaggctggttttaaggagcgtcttaaaggaggcctAATGTATGCACTAATGGAATGCACTCGAGGCGGGAGCGctccctctatttatcggggacttggcctggagggtggtgcgcgGGGCAGTCCCGTACAatcaatttttaagtcggttcacgggctcccgggcCGCCCGCAGTTTCTGAGGTCTGGAGGAGTTGGTGTTCCACGTGTACGTTCAGTGTGTGCGAGGTTACagccccctgtttcattatttaaaggggctgctcctcaaattctggctgcgcttcagtcccacgctcctgatctttgggccccctgtgcggaggggagcggggcaggtccgagggcctcctcgtggggcctgctcctgggcctggccaagggggccatcagccggtccaggcagcgggcggtcgagggggtcgttcagccccgactgccggcctctcttccgcggttacatccgagccggggtgtccctggagctggagcacgcggtgtccaccggtacgctcgcggccttccgcgagaggtgggcgccggagggactggggtgcatcctTTCAACCGGGAACAggattttaatttgattggtttaatgttcaaaagtttcatttgctgcatgatttaaagttttacaaaatagttgtagagctgttgagtggctcaataaaaccccagccagttcggtctaggtcatccacgatggggTATGCAGTtgagagagtgcggcactccctcagcaccgcccttccgacagtgcagtgttcccacagtactgcccctccgacagtgcggcgctccctcagtaccgcccctccgacagtgcggtgctccctcagtactgccctccgacagtgcggcgctccctcagtaccacccctccgacagtgcggtgctccctcagtactgcccctccgacagtgcggtgctccctcagtaccgcccctccgacagtgcggtgctcccttagtacctcccctccgacagtgcggtgctcccttagtacctcccctccgacagtgcggtgctccctcagtaccgcccctccgacagtgcggcgctccctcagtaccgcccctccgacagtgcggcgctccttcagtaccgcccctccgacagtgcggcgctccctcagtaccgcccctccgacagtgcggcgctccctcagtaccgcccctccgacagtgcggcgctccctcagtaccgcccctccgacagtgcggcgctccctcagtactgcccctccgacagtgcggtgctccctcagtactgcccctccgacagtgcggcgctccctcagtactgcccctccgacagtgcggagctccctcagtaccgcccctccgacagtgtggcgctccctcagtactgcccctccgacagtgtggcgctccctcagtactgcactgggagtgtcggcctgggttatgtgctcaagtccctggagtgggactggaacccagaaCCGTGTGACTCCGAGGTGAGGTGCTACCCTCTGAGCCTGAACTGACTCACAGTAGCGGAGCTGGGATTAGCTGCTtgctgagaccgatagatttttggactctcggggaatcgagggatatggggatcgggcgggaaagtggggttgaggtcaaagatcagccaatgatctcattgaatggcggagcaggctcgaggggccgaatggccgactcctggcgCTGTTTCTCAGGGTGACTGTGGAGATTTGAGCAAGTTTGTGGGATTCCCGCCAGCTCAGTGAGACGGCAGGTTAACAAGCACCAACGTACGCGGACGTTCTCTCTGCCCGTCCCACGTTATCCGCGCTCCGTGTCCACGTTTCCTCATTGATTCCTGCGCTCACACTAATGTCGGGATCGCCCTGTGCTGACTGGTGCCCACCCGCCCTGGGCACGGCCAGGGTACAGCGGGTACGTAGCTCCGTCCGTTAACCAGCCTGTGATCCCGGCCTGCAGGACCTGGACACCACGCTGAAGAAGAAGCTGTCAGGCTACTTGGAGTACACCATGCTCTCTCTGCTCAAGTCCCCGACGCTGTCCGATGCTCAGGAACTCAAGAACGCAATGAAGGTAAACCCGCGGACCGAGAGACCCTGctctctctccttcagtctctcgctctccttcagtctctcgctctctctctctctgtctctgtctctgtctctctccctccctctctctctgtctgtctctctctctccctccctctctctctgtctctccctcagtctctcgctctctctccttcagtctctcgctttctctctctctctgtctctccctcagtctctctctctctctctgtctctgtctctctctctctctctgactctccttaagtctctcgctctctctccctctctgtctctgtctctctccctccctctctctctgtctgtctctctctctccctccctctctctctgtccatctctctctctctctctctctgtctctccctcagtctctcgctctctctccttcagtctctctctctctctgtctctgtctctgtctctctctctctctctgtctctccctcagtctctctctctctctgtccatttctctctctctctctgtccatttctctctctctctgtctctctcgctctgtctctctctctctgtctctctctctctctctctctctctctccctcccttcctctctgtccatctctctctctctctctctgtccatctctctctctctctctctccctctctgtccatctctctctctccctctctgtccatctctctctctcccgctctctctctctacatctctcgctctctttttttctgactctctctctctccatttctctctgtctctctctcgttctccctcagcttccctctccgtctctctctctgtctctcccattctctctctgtctctcccattctctctctgtctctcccactctctctctgtctctccgtctctccctctctctccgtctctctcactgtctgtctctctctatctctgtctgtctctctttgtctttctcactctctccatctctctctctgtcttcctatctcttcgtctctctccctctctcgctgtatctctctcactctgtctttctgtgtgtgtctctctctctctttctctcactctctgattccaTGGTGATCATTGCTCCTCTGAACTCCCTCTAATCTTCCTCctcagctcctccgacagtgcggcgctccgtcagtactgcccctccgacaatgcggcgctccctcagtactgcccctccgacagtgcggcgctccctaagtactgcccctccgacagtgcggcgctccctcagtaccgcccctccgacagtgcggcactccctcagtaccgcccctccgacagtgcggcactccctcagtatcgcccctccgacagtgcggcgctccctcagcaccgcccctccgacagtgcggcactccctcagtaccgcccctccgacagtgcggcactccctcagtaccgcccctccgacagtgcggcactccctcagtaccgcccctccgacagtgcggcgctccctcagtaccgcccctccgacagtgcggcacttgctcagtaccgcccctccgacagtacggcactccctcagcaccgcccctccgacagtgcggcgctccctcagtaccgcccctccgacagtgcggcgctccctcagtaccgcccctccgacagtgcggcgctccctcagtactgcctctccgacagtgcggcgctccctcagtaccgcccctccgacagtgcggcgctccctcagtaccgcccctccgacagtgcggcgctccctcagtactgcctctccgacagtgcggcgctccctcagtaccgcccctccgacagtacggcgctccctcagtactgcccctccgacagcgcagtacagcactccctcagtaccgcccctccgacagcgcagtacggcactccctcagtaccacccctccgacagcgcagtacggcactccctcagtaccgcccctccgacagcgcagtacggcactccctcagtaccgcccctccgacagcgcagtacggcactccctcagtaccgcccctccgacagcgtagtatggcactccctcagcaccgcccctccgacagcgcagtacggcactccctcagtaccgcccctccgacagcgcagtacggcgctccctcagcacggctgaCCATCACATGGTGTACGTAACTGCGACGCGCGCGGATCACGTTAACGCCTAACATCTTGTGGCCTGTTTTGACAGGGGCTGGGCACGGATGAGCAGACTCTGATTGATATCCTGGTCACCAAATCCAACGTGGAGCTGCGCGAGCTCTCTACCGTATACAAGGAAGGTGCGTTGCTCGCTGGAATGACCGTTCGCAGATGCGGCCCTTGACATTCCTGCACGTCGTGTCTTTAGCACGGGCTATTTGTCTTTTATTCACCGTGGGTGTGGAGGGCAAGGCgggattaaaaagaaaaaaaaaatcaagaattaATATTAATTAACGCTGCTGTCTTAAAGGAACTCGCTCCCCCacattagcagcagaataatacattgtgcttaaggaaagacttgcatttctatagcgcctttcacaactaccgggcgtctcaaagcgctttacagccaatgaagtacttttggagtgcgctcactggtgtattgtgggaaacgctcaatttgcgcacagcaagctcccacacacagcgatgtgataatgacccggatcatctgttttagtgatgttggtcgagggataaatattgggccccaggacaccggggagaactccccctgctcttcttccaatagtggccccgggatcttttacatccgcctgtacGTCCacgttacaacggtgactacactcccaaagtacttcgctggctgtaaagcgctttgggacgtccggtggacgtgaaaggcgatatagaagtgcaaatctttcttttgAAAGGGacgtagtgaaccagttgggtatttAAGGACGATCCaatagattgagtctgcctccaccaccctctccgtcagcgcattccagatcctaaccactcgctgcgtaaaaacgttttccctcgtgtcgtctttctgccgatcgccttaaatccgtgccctctggttcccgacccttccaccaatgggaacagtttctctctctctctactctgaccAGACcactcctgattttgaacacctcgatcaaatctcctctcaaccttctctgctccgagaacaaccccggcttctcca encodes:
- the LOC139244000 gene encoding annexin A2-like, encoding MVLVNEILSQIVHVDRPMSWGTLATLKPYPSFFVDEDVEALKKAIDTKGTDEATIVRILSNRSWEQRQLITEAFQKRFNLDLDTTLKKKLSGYLEYTMLSLLKSPTLSDAQELKNAMKGLGTDEQTLIDILVTKSNVELRELSTVYKEEFQKDLEKDIAADATGRFQKLLLTIVKGNRDVNSNIINYELIEEDAR